A portion of the Pseudobacteroides sp. genome contains these proteins:
- a CDS encoding GNAT family N-acetyltransferase, with protein MANLKYSIRELVENDLAYVSELCAQLGYPTNTKDVMPRLRDILSRENHKVFVAETTDGKVVGWCHVHIYPLLECDLIGEIGGLVVDKDYRGNGIGSELIIQSELWAKCSGCNTINLRSNVIRKEAHIFYKCIGYENVKEQYTFRKQI; from the coding sequence ATGGCAAACTTAAAGTACTCAATCAGAGAGTTAGTAGAAAATGATCTTGCTTATGTTTCAGAACTGTGTGCACAACTGGGGTATCCCACAAACACAAAGGATGTAATGCCGCGTTTACGTGATATTCTTTCAAGGGAAAACCACAAGGTCTTTGTTGCAGAAACCACTGATGGCAAGGTCGTTGGTTGGTGTCATGTACATATTTATCCTTTGCTCGAATGCGACCTTATTGGGGAAATAGGCGGCCTGGTTGTAGACAAAGACTACAGGGGAAATGGAATAGGCAGTGAACTGATTATACAATCGGAACTATGGGCTAAGTGCAGCGGATGCAATACTATAAACCTCAGATCCAATGTCATAAGGAAAGAAGCCCATATTTTTTACAAGTGCATTGGCTACGAGAATGTGAAAGAACAATACACATTCAGAAAGCAAATATAG